In Podospora pseudoanserina strain CBS 124.78 chromosome 5, whole genome shotgun sequence, a single window of DNA contains:
- the TPS1 gene encoding Trehalose-6-P synthase/phosphatase complex synthase subunit (COG:G; EggNog:ENOG503NUM3; CAZy:GT20) produces the protein MPGLVDENGSSGRLLLISNRLPITIKRTDDGQYSFSMSSGGLVTGLSGLSKATSFQWYGWPGLEVPEAEIGPMREQLKEKYNAYPVFVDDELADRHYNGFANSILWPLFHYHPGEITFDEAAWAAYRDVNRLFAKEVVKDVQDGDLVWVHDYHLMLLPQMLREEIGNSKKNVKIGFFLHTPFPSSEIYRILPVREQLLLGILECDLIGFHTYDYARHFLSSCSRILSTPTTPNGVDWNGRFVTVGAFPIGIDPEKFVEGLKKPSVQARIAALKRKFEGVKLIVGVDRLDYIKGVPQKLHALEVFLTEHPEWIGKIVLVQVAVPSRQDVEEYQNLRAVVNELVGRINGRFGTIEFMPIHFLHQSVSFDELTALYAVSDVCLVSSTRDGMNLVSYEYIATQRERHGVMILSEFTGAAQSLNGSLIVNPWNTEELANAIHDAVTMSPEQREANYRKLERYVFKYTSAWWGQSFVTELTRIPTFEEQQAEQTTRRAIKSAAEGVAEVANNGAEVVHDAVCAVTGDEETEQPQQ, from the exons ATGCCCGGCCTCGTTGACGAAAACGGCTCGTCCGGTCGCCTCCTCTTAATCTCGAATCGccttcccatcaccatcaagcgAACAGACGATGGCCAATACAGCTTCTCCATGTCCTCAGGTGGTCTTGTCACTGGTCTCAGCGGCTTGTCCAAGGCCACCAGCTTCCAGTGGTATGGGTGGCCCGGCCTGGAGGTGCCCGAGGCGGAAATCGGTCCCATGAGAGAACAGCTCAAAGAGAAATACAACGCTTACCCCGTGTTCGTCGACGATGAGCTGGCTGACCGTCACTACAACGGCTTTGCGA ACTCGATCTTGTGGCCACTCTTCCACTACCACCCCGGTGAGATCACATTCGACGAGGCTGCTTGGGCTGCCTACCGCGATGTCAACAGATTATTTGCCAaggaggtggtcaaggaCGTACAAGACGGCGATCTGGTCTGGGTCCACGACTACCATCTCATGCTGCTTCCGCAAATGTTGCGCGAGGAGATTGGAAACTCCAAGAAGAATGTCAAgattggcttcttcttgcacACGCCATTCCCCAGCAGTGAGATCTATCGCATTCTCCCGGTCAGAGAGCAACTGTTACTCGGGATCTTGGAATGCGACTTGATCGGCTTCCACACCTACGATTATGCCAGACACTTCCTGAGCAGTTGCTCGAGGATATT GTCtactccaacaacacctaACGGGGTTGACTGGAATGGCAGGTTCGTTACCGTCGGCGCTTTCCCTATCGGCATCGACCCCGAGAAGTTTGTTGAAGGCTTGAAGAAGCCGAGTGTTCAAGCGCGTATCGCCGCCTTGAAACGCAAGTTCGAGGGCGTCAAGCTCATCGTTGGTGTGGATCGCCTTGACTACATCAAGGGTGtcccccaaaaactccaCGCGTTGGAGGTGTTCCTCACCGAACATCCCGAGTGGATCGGCAAGATTGTTCTGGTGCAGGTGGCGGTGCCAAGTCGTCAAGATGTGGAGGAATACCAGAACTTGCGAGCCGTCGTTAATGAGCTTGTGGGTCGCATCAACGGAAGGTTTGGCACGATTGAGTTCATGCCCATCCACTTCCTCCACCAGTCCGTCTCGTTTGATGAGCTCACGGCACTCTACGCTGTCAGCGATGTCTGCCTGGTCAGCTCCACCCGCGACGGCATGAACCTGGTGTCATACGAATACATCGCCACACAGAGAGAGCGTCACGGAGTCATGATTCTGTCCGAGTTTACTGGAGCGGCTCAGAGTCTTAATGGAAGTCTGATCGTCAATCCCTGGAACACAGAAGAGCTGGCCAACGCCATCCACGACGCCGTCACCATGAGTCCCGAACAGCGCGAGGCTAACTACCGCAAGCTGGAGCGATATGTGTTCAAGTACACTAGCGCTTGGTGGGGCCAGAGCTTCGTGACGGAGTTGACTAGGATTCCAACTTTTGAGGAGCAACAGGCTGAGCAGACCACCAGACGGGCGATTAAGAGCGCCGCTGAGGGTGTTGCCGAAGTGGCCAACAACGGCGCCGAAGTGGTGCACGATGCTGTTTGTGCTGTGAcgggtgatgaggagacgGAACAGCCGCAACAGTGA
- a CDS encoding hypothetical protein (EggNog:ENOG503NXT3) codes for MTTPPHGSKRHRENDDDDDDHDDDNQRPTKITIGDNNENYPVLWSDYSQLPRLCWSLRDRDRRASLPAPGAVRNMTIARVHTSSSRSQLLTFPSIETRYLRDLHPSVFRPTRPPPPPRRVRSPLPPRPGTTTIYSLLQEQHLLDHRIHLPSPSSPSPSDLDKILTYLSTPIQTLTTTSFSSEAYDTFQHKSSLPPSQDDRLLPDGVLDTIAGCVPAFPQNRIYIPFNAMKPVNSLPDVTPTPYSFDGVRPAELEHLIRDREEEFVIATKRYEVPVAPNFFVEVVGRGGKGGVAAVAVDGAYGARGMFVLRSYAPGERKRGEGKGEGLAFSGVYDAGGVLRLFVHFVAEQEEGVDKKVEGLGYYMAELGRWEMMRGRDEFLKGARAFRNLRSWAGRVREGAVEGGNCWAGGLLGGGMG; via the coding sequence atgacaacaccaccgcacGGATCAAAGCGGCATCGTGAaaacgatgacgacgacgacgaccacgacgacgacaaccaaCGCCCCACCAAAATCACCATCGGCGACAACAACGAAAACTATCCCGTCCTGTGGAGCGACTACTCCCAGCTTCCACGATTATGCTGGTCCCTCCGCGACCGCGACCGTAGAGcctccctcccagcccccGGCGCGGTGCGAAACATGACCATCGCTCGCGTccacaccagcagcagtcgAAGCCAATTACTCACCTTCCCCTCGATCGAAACTCGATATCTCCGCGACTTACACCCCTCCGTCTTCCGACCcacccgccctcctcctcccccccgacGAGTCCGCTCCCCTCTGCCCCCCCGCCCTGGTACCACCACAATctactccctcctccaagaacaacacctcctcgaccaccgaatccacctcccctccccctcctccccctcaccgtCCGACCTTGACAAAATTTTGACTTACCTCTCAACCCCGATACAGACCCTCACAACCACGTCCTTTTCCTCAGAAGCATATGACACCTTCCAGCATAAatcttccctccccccctcccaagacgaccgcctcctccccgaTGGGGTCCTGGACACCATCGCCGGGTGTGTCCCCGCCTTCCCCCAAAACAGGATCTACATCCCCTTCAACGCCATGAAACCGGTCAACTCGCTCCCTGACGTAACCCCCACCCCGTACAGCTTCGACGGTGTACGACCGGCAGAGTTGGAACACCTTATTCGGGATCGGGAGGAAGAGTTTGTCATCGCGACCAAGAGGTACGAGGTACCTGTTGCGCCTAACTTTTttgtcgaggttgttgggaggggggggaaggggggtgttgctgcggtggcggtggatgggGCTTATGGGGCGAGGGGGATGTTTGTGCTGAGGAGTTACGCACcgggggaaaggaaaaggggggaaggaaaaggggaggggttggcgttTTCGGGGGTTTATGATGCGGgtggggtgttgaggttgtttGTGCATTTTGTTGCTgagcaggaagaaggggtggataaaaaggtggaggggttggggtatTACATGGCtgagttggggaggtgggagatgatgagggggcgGGACGAGTTTTTGAAAGGGGCGAGGGCGTTTAGGAATTTGAGGAGctgggcggggagggtgagggagggagcggtggagggggggaattgctgggctggtggtttgttgggtggggggatgggttga
- a CDS encoding hypothetical protein (EggNog:ENOG503NUZM; COG:P) — MMAGPPNQRIQFTSTERPVRSPGPRVSIPHKPSIPQVITGEEKARRERQQEKERKVNVVEHLMSPQDVATQYRTIINLDKPSESFGLTSQQAAALLHEHGQNVLTPPKKRHPFLKYLDYLTSLFNLLLILAGVLEYILLAIDFKANFPNTYLGAILIIVANINAFIEFYQQSKSQALLDSFLNMIPAKCMCLRDGKLSQLDASALVPGDVVFVRMGDKTPADILVFSASDCKVDNSSLTGESEPQDRTTDNDMKNPLEAHNLMFNSTLCVSGEAFGIVIRTGDNTVLGQIASLTAGEAKVTSPLTVEIGNFVKIIATIAIFTALTFFGVSFPVNNNNVSLALNFAIGVFVAWVPEGLPATVTILLTIAAKRMASQNVLVKDLQGVETLGAITLLATDKTGTLTRNQMTVANIWTCGAMYEAARGALVDRRIATPDSPGIMEILHISSLCTRAKFDRTDVPIYQREILGDATESGLIRYASDQLLGFDNLAEKYPKVFEIPFSSETKWHMSIHKKAHSNGALTLYIKGAPERVWRLCNRLLVQGDGSNALLTDDHKGAYDDIYEDMASRGHRVLGFAMLELPGDQYPEDFAFDKKAKSYPLGDFVFVGLASLQDPPKHGVREAIGSCRAAGVKVIMVTGDHPLTAEAIARKINLMLGETRERVAKRTERLIEQVQEHEYNAVVIHGEQIDGLSDQQWNDIFWKDEIIFARTSPKHKLEIVRRAQEMGHIVGVTGDGVNDSPALKKADLGIAMNKSGSDVSKEAASMILLDDNFASTVRGIQEGRLIFINLKKSIKYTISHSMPEVIPNLLYVIVPIPLPLTAILILVIDLGFELIAALSFAWDPPETSEGLMKLPPRKPVTPESAERFRRRQIRRTGGRWDQEANVVILPPENRSKFKTLLHNTGHIFTKQYWADKFEGGDAEVLVDGPLLSWAYLEIGIIEAVGAMFSFFFVLHMRGISMRDAYLMQKGAGAPTNYWTKDAAPYKGIDGQTQYDILAEAQSMYYWAIMTMQMFNLFACKTRYTLPFGRYMFANRVTFYCILAGAALAAFIIYTPGVEIVFGTTRNLLPLYWLIPMAFGCLLIAYAAVRMLITRHTNPTKWNPEIAGLQMHPTMWSQRSGSRRGSRGGE, encoded by the exons ATGATGGCTGGTCCCCCGAACCAGAGGATCCAGTTCACCTCGACCGAGAGGCCGGTTCGCTCGCCTGGTCCTCGTGTCAGCATCCCTCACAAACCCTCCATTCCCCAGGTCATCAccggagaagagaaagcCCGCCGAGAGCGCCAgcaggagaaagagagaaaggtCAATGTTGTTGAACATCTCATGTCACCCCAAGATGTCGCCACCCAGTACAGAACAATCATCAATCTCGACAAGCCGTCCGAAAGCTTTGGCCTGACCAGCCAAcaggctgctgctcttcttcATGAGCACGGCCAAAATGTCTTGACACCTCCTAAGAAGCGTCATCCATTTCTCAAATATCTCGACTACTTGACCAGTCTCTTCAATCTTCTGTTGATCCTGGCCGGCGTGTTGGAGTACATCTTGCTCGCCATCGACTTCAAAGCCAACTTTCCCAAT ACTTATTTGGGGGCGATCCTCATCATAGTTGCCAACATCAATGCTTTCATCGAGTTCTACCAACAAAGCAAGTCTCAGGCTCTACTCGATTCGTTCCTCAACATGATCCCGGCCAAGTGCATGTGTCTGCGCGACGGAAAGCTCTCCCAGCTCGATGCATCTGCACTGGTCCCGGGCGATGTGGTTTTCGTTCGGATGGGCGACAAGACGCCAGCCGATATTCTGgtcttctcggcctcggaTTGCAAAGTCGACAACTCATCCCTTACAGGTGAGTCCGAGCCGCAGGATCGGACGACGGACAATGACATGAAAAATCCGTTGGAAGCACACAACTTGATGTTCAACAGCACTCTTTGCGTCTCGGGCGAAGCATTCGGCATCGTCATTCGGACTGGAGACAACACTGTGCTGGGGCAAATTGCTAGCCTCACGGCCGGCGAAGCAAAGGTCACCTCCCCTCTGACCGTTGAGATTGGAAATTTCGTCAAGATCATCGCCACAATTGCCATCTTTACCGCCCTGACCTTCTTCGGAGTCTCCTTCCCGgtgaacaacaacaatgtcTCTCTGGCTTTGAACTTTGCCATTGGGGTGTTCGTTGCGTGGGTACCCGAGGGTCTGCCAGCCACCGTCACCATCCTCTTGACCATTGCTGCCAAGCGCATGGCCAGTCAGAATGTTCTCGTCAAGGATCTCCAAGGAGTCGAAACGCTCGGAGCCATTACCTTGTTGGCAACCGACAAGACTGGCACGCTTACCCGAAACCAAATGACGGTCGCCAATATTTGGACTTGCGGCGCAATGTACGAAGCGGCGCGGGGTGCTCTGGTCGACCGTCGAATTGCCACCCCGGATTCGCCTGGAATTATGGAGATTCTTCACATATCATCCCTGTGCACCCGAGCAAAGTTTGACAGAACAGATGTGCCGATCTATCAGAGGGAAATTTTAGGTGACGCCACAGAGTCCGGACTGATACGATATGCCAGTGACCAACTTCTGGGGTTTGACAACTTGGCCGAGAAGTACCCAAAAGTCTTCGAAATCCCCTTCAGTTCAGAGACAAAGTGGCACATGAGCATCCACAAGAAGGCTCACAGCAATGGTGCATTGACTCTGTACATCAAGGGAGCGCCTGAGCGGGTTTGGCGTCTTTGCAATCGCCTTCTTGTCCAAGGGGATGGCAGCAATGCTCTTCTGACTGACGACCACAAAGGGGCGTACGATGATATCTACGAAGACATGGCTTCTCGTGGCCACCGCGTCTTGGGATTTGCAATGCTCGAGCTTCCTGGCGACCAATATCCCGAGGACTTTGCCTTTGACAAGAAAGCCAAGAGCTACCCTCTTGGGGACTTTGTGTTTGTCGGTTTGGCGTCTCTTCAAGATCCCCCCAAGCACGGAGTCCGCGAAGCGATTGGCAGTTGCCGGGCCGCCGGCGTCAAGGTCATCATGGTTACCGGAGACCATCCCCTCACTGCGGAAGCAATTGCGCGGAAGATCAACCTCATGCTCGGCGAGACCCGGGAGAGGGTTGCTAAGCGAACCGAGCGACTGATCGAACAAGTCCAAGAACACGAGTACAATGCTGTTGTTATCCACGGCGAGCAGATCGACGGACTCTCAGACCAACAGTGGAACGACATCTTCTGGAAGGACGAAATCATTTTCGCACGCACCAGCCCCAAACACAAACTGGAGATTGTTCGCCGGGCTCAAGAGATGGGCCACATCGTTGGTGTCACTGGCGACGGTGTGAATGATTCACCCGCTCTGAAGAAGGCTGACCTGGGCATTGCGATGAACAAGTCCGGTTCCGATGTTTCAAAGGAAGCAGCTTCCATGattcttcttgatgacaaTTTTGCCAGCACTGTACGTGGTATTCAGGAGGGCCGACTGATCTTTATCAATTTGAAGAAGTCCATCAAGTACACCATCAGCCATTCCATGCCGGAGGTCATTCCCAACTTGCTCTACGTCATTGTTCCGATTCCGCTTCCCCTTACCGCGATTCTGATCCTTGTCATTGACCTGGGGTTTGAGCTTATTGCGGCGCTATCATTCGCCTGG GATCCCCCCGAGACCAGTGAGGGTTTGATGAAGCTACCACCTCGGAAACCTGTCACCCCAGAGTCCGCCGAGAGATttcgccgccgccagatTCGTCGCACCGGGGGTCGATGGGACCAGGAGGCCAATGTGGTCATACTGCCTCCCGAAAATCGCAGCAAGTTCAAGACTCTACTTCACAATACCGGTCACATCTTCACCAAACAGTACTGGGCCGACAAGTTTGAGGGTGGCGATGCCGAAGTCTTGGTCGACGGGCCTCTGCTGTCCTGGGCTTATCTCGAGATCGGAATCATCGAGGCCGTTGGCGCCATGTTTTCGTTCTTTTTCGTTCTTCACATGCGCGGTATCTCTATGCGTGATGCATATCTCATGCAAAAGGGCGCTGGAGCTCCGACAAACTACTGGACCAAGGACGCGGCGCCGTACAAGGGAATCGATGGCCAGACCCAGTACGACATCCTGGCCGAAGCACAGTCGATGTACTACTGGGCTATCATGACGATGCAGATGTTCAACCTTTTTGCATGCAAGACTCGTTATACTCTGCCCTTTGGTCGATACATGTTCGCCAACCGGGTCACCTTTTACTGCATTCTTGCCGGCGCTGCGCTCGCTGCCTTTATCATCTACACGCCCGGTGTTGAAATTGTCTTTGGCACCACCCGCAACTTGCTGCCCCTGTACTGGCTCATCCCTATGGCATTTGGCTGTTTGTTGATCGCCTACGCTGCTGTGCGTATGCTGATTACGCGCCACACCAATCCCACCAAGTGGAATCCGGAGATTGCTGGATTGCAGATGCACCCAACCATGTGGTCACAGAGATCTGGTAGCAGACGTGGGAGCAGGGGTGGCGAGTGA
- a CDS encoding hypothetical protein (EggNog:ENOG503NXRB; COG:Q) has product MALLSLGIGPSLLLLLGGFALYVLGSILYNLFLHPLRSFPGPLLMRATRLGHIRLLCRGTLPFDLLPLHQKYGPVVRIGPNELAFSNPQAWKDIMGHRTDKSEEFEKYLGFYRPVDDLPVDIVNAKREEHGLLRRTMAHGFSDRSMREQQPLIKQYVDLLMRKLRAAGGKKVDLAAWYNYTTFDVIGDLAFGESFGCLEGGEYHPWVKAIFELARVGVVFQSLVHYPWVFKALMAVVPKSLMEERERHYQMTLVKLKKRMEGGKERSDLIEGLLKKADEWGLTLQKLQANSAILIIGGSETTATLLSGVTFLLMTNPDALEKLTAEVRGAFKSEDEIDFMSVSNLPYLLACLDEALRMYPPVPTGLPRVVPPAGASIAGHYVPGGTVVAVHQWAMYHNEEHFKKPFEFHPERWLGDPEFASDHKEAFQPFHLGPRNCLGRNLAYIEMRLILARVLWNFDLKMDKDSADWMSKQRIFNLWEKGALNAYLTPVQR; this is encoded by the exons atgGCCCTCCTGTCCCTAGGAATAGggccctccctcctcctcctcctaggAGGC TTCGCCCTCTACGTCCTGGGCAGCATACTCtacaacctcttcctccaccctctccgctCCTTCCCCGGCCCCCTCCTCATGCGCGCCACCCGCCTAGGCCACATCCGCCTCCTGTGTCGcggcaccctccccttcgacctcctccccctccaccaaaagtACGGCCCCGTCGTCCGCATCGGCCCCAACGagctcgccttctccaacccccagGCCTGGAAGGACATCATGGGCCACCGCACCGACAAGTCGGAAGAGTTTGAAAAGTACCTCGGGTTTTACCGCCCGGTGGACGACCTCCCGGTTGACATTGTGAACGCCAAAAGGGAGGAGCATGGTCTACTACGAAGAACAATGGCGCACGGTTTCTCCGATCGGAGCAtgagggagcagcagccgttGATCAAGCAGTATGTTGAtttgttgatgagaaagCTCAGAGCGGCCGGCGGAAAAAAGGTGGATTTGGCGGCGTGGTATAACTATACTACTTTTGATGTGATCGGGGAtttggcgtttggggagAGTTTTGGGTGTTTGGAGGGCGGGGAGTATCACCCGTGGGTCAAGGCGATTTTCGagctggcgagggtgggggttgtttttcAGAGCCTGGTTCATTACCCGTGGGTGTTCAAGGCGCTGATGGCAGTGGTGCCCAAGAGCTTGATGGAGGAACGGGAGAGGCACTATCAGATGACGTTGGTGAAGTTGAAGAAacggatggagggggggaaggagaggagtgATTTGAttgaggggttgttgaagaaggcggatgAGTGG GGTCTTACGCTTCAGAAACTGCAGGCCAACAGTGCGATTCTCATTATTGGTGGCTCCGAGACGACAGCGACGCTTCTTTCGGGGGTTACTTTCTTGCTGATGACGAACCCTGACGCGTTGGAGAAACTCACGGCCGAGGTCAGAGGTGCTTTCAAGTCCGAGGACGAGATTGACTTTATGAGTGTCAGCAACCTCCCCTATCTGCTCGCCTGCCTGGACGAAGCGCTCAGGATGTATCCTCCTGTTCCGACTGGGCTGCCCAGAGTTGTTCCCCCAGCGGGAGCTAGCATCGCTGGACACTATGTCCCCGGTGGT ACGGTCGTGGCCGTCCATCAGTGGGCCATGTATCACAACGAGGAGCACTTCAAGAAGCCTTTCGAATTCCACCCTGAGAGATGGCTTGGCGACCCCGAATTCGCGAGCGATCACAAGGAAGCCTTTCAACCTTTCCACTTGGGTCCCCGGAACTGCTTGGGAAGGAACCTGGCATACATCGAAATGCGTTTGATTCTTGCCCGCGTACTTTGGAACTTTGACTTGAAGATGGATAAGGACAGCGCCGACTGGATGAGCAAGCAGCGGATTTTCAACctgtgggagaagggggcgcTGAATGCTTACTTGACGCCTGTGCAGAGGTAG
- a CDS encoding hypothetical protein (EggNog:ENOG503PC5I), giving the protein MMRQAIQFSSLLIAAATTARAAKGTVWATPHESYSSSVGVLGCKVDTNRIAYWPGSVDCNNICISLSYEGRKVKLLRIDQSEGAYDVSYDAWNYLYSGYSATEKPTAGGETPMEYEELAASECSDLIHTPDGKLPLSAANSMNFLASCLEKDTWVGKNHILFNILDPICSWGHDEPCNLDWPAANQAQCPNGLGTPAELMTAPVYNIQYNTGKRVLASTGQVVASQAAPSQLQQNLAGILKGSGGMTVALSLLTFLILL; this is encoded by the coding sequence ATGATGCGCCAAGCCATTCAATTCTCTTCGCTTctcatcgccgccgccacaacAGCGCGCGCGGCCAAAGGCACCGTTTGGGCGACACCTCACGAGAGTTATTCTTCTTCAGTTGGAGTTTTGGGCTGCAAGGTGGACACCAATCGCATCGCCTACTGGCCTGGCTCAGTTGACTGCAACAACATCTGCATTTCGCTCAGTTatgaggggaggaaggtcaAACTTTTGCGCATCGATCAGAGCGAGGGCGCATACGATGTCAGCTACGACGCTTGGAATTATCTGTACTCGGGCTATTCGGCGACAGAGAAGCCAACAGCTGGCGGCGAGACGCCCATGGAGTATGAGGAATTGGCAGCTTCTGAATGCTCCGACTTGATCCATACACCAGACGGCAAGCTTCCTTTGAGCGCGGCAAACAGCATGAACTTCCTCGCCAGCTGCCTTGAGAAGGATACCTGGGTCGGCAAGAACCACATTCTTTTCAACATCTTGGATCCTATCTGTTCTTGGGGACACGACGAACCGTGCAATCTGGACtggccagcagcaaaccaAGCGCAGTGCCCGAACGGATTGGGGACACCGGCCGAATTAATGACTGCGCCTGTTTACAACATTCAATACAACACTGGAAAGAGGGTCCTGGCATCTACTGGGCAGGTGGTAGCTAGCCAGGCGGCTCCTAGCCAACTGCAACAGAACCTTGCTGGGATATTGAAAGGCTCTGGCGGGATGACGGtggccttgagcttgctTACCTTTTTGATTCTCTTATGA
- a CDS encoding hypothetical protein (COG:E; MEROPS:MER0003299; EggNog:ENOG503PA4M) — protein MVLRPHSRASAVLSFLAFLTASTCVSASRSPGLPFVINTWGGAFTAATDAAYLALIADRNTSALDAVEIGCATCEKNQCDTTVGYGGSPDESCETTLDAMVMDGTSMKTGAVAGLRRIKDAIGVARAVLEHTRHSLLVGDLATNFAIENGFKEQDLTTEASKEKCEAWKRANCQSNYRLNVAPDPSTSCGPYTPLPGIDQQTLARSVMEDKGAVSHDTISMVVIHESGIMAAGTSTNGASHKVPGRVGDGPIVGSGSYVDGDVGGCGATGDGDIMMRFLPCYQAIENLRQGMSPQDAAEDVVARMLRKYPNMSSGIVVANTKGEHGGAGSGWTFTYSFRGGDMEATEVVSVPPLPRRLEERRRNTNDIPDEI, from the coding sequence ATGGTGCTCCGGCCTCATTCCCGTGCCTCTGCGGTGCTCTCGTTTCTCGCCTTTTTGACCGCTTCAACATGTGTTTCTGCAAGCCGAAGCCCAGGGCTCCCCTTCGTGATCAACACGTGGGGCGGCGCTTTCACAGCGGCCACTGATGCGGCATATctcgccctcatcgccgacAGAAACACGTCCGCTTTGGATGCAGTTGAGATTGGGTGTGCGACATGTGAGAAGAACCAGTGCGATACCACTGTTGGCTATGGCGGCTCACCGGACGAGTCCTGCGAGACCACTCTTGATGCCATGGTCATGGATGGCACATCCATGAAAACCGGTGCTGTTGCCGGCTTGCGGAGGATCAAAGACGCGATTGGTGTCGCACGTGCTGTACTGGAGCACACTAGGCATTCACTTCTTGTTGGAGATTTGGCTACCAATTTTGCCATCGAGAATGGGTTCAAGGAACAGGATTTAACGACCGAGGCAAGCAAGGAGAAGTGCGAGGCTTGGAAGAGGGCCAATTGCCAGTCGAATTATAGGCTGAATGTTGCGCCTGATCCGAGCACTTCGTGTGGGCCCTATACGCCGTTGCCTGGGATTGATCAGCAGACACTGGCGAGATcggtgatggaggacaaGGGCGCTGTGTCGCATGACACTATATCCATGGTTGTGATCCATGAATCAGGGATTATGGCCGCGGGAACATCGACCAACGGGGCTTCACACAAAGTCCCTGGAAGAGTTGGAGATGGCCCGATTGTCGGGAGCGGGTCTTATGTTgacggtgatgttggtggatGCGGAGCCACCGGGGACGGCGATATTATGATGCGCTTCTTGCCTTGCTACCAGGCTATCGAGAACTTGAGACAGGGGATGAGCCCACAGGATGCCGCAGAGGATGTTGTTGCCAGAATGCTGCGCAAGTATCCCAACATGTCGAGCGGGATTGTGGTGGCCAACACCAAAGGCGAACATGGGGGTGCAGGTTCGGGTTGGACCTTCACCTACTCATTCCGGGGGGGGGATATGGAGGCAACTGAGGTTGTATCGGTGCCGCCACTTCCAAGGAGACTCGAAGAACGAAGGAGGAACACCAATGACATTCCCGATGAGATCTGA